From a single Lolium rigidum isolate FL_2022 chromosome 7, APGP_CSIRO_Lrig_0.1, whole genome shotgun sequence genomic region:
- the LOC124671769 gene encoding uncharacterized protein LOC124671769, with protein sequence MAIWVFRWALLLTRYSIHTKRRGEVGFPEQLPHAVGRRKGDRHECGEVLPLPVAASETWGMAAAVADKLLELSSSTCAAHARQRAAGSAGENEEGGSVTICHSFLCCRSGWMICGLLGGAVDRRPGRGRRRAGAGRRRRSAGALDCGRAATARELRRPPASRSIQLSHVIIP encoded by the exons ATGGCCATATGGGTGTTCAG GTGGGCACTTCTTCTGACAAGGTACAGTATCCACACGAAAAGGCGCGGCGAGGTGGGCTTCCCGGAGCAGCTCCCACACGCGGTGGGCAGAAGAAAAGGTGACCGACATGAATGCGGCGAGGTTCTGCCATTGCCGGTGGCTGCCAGCGAGACAtggggcatggcggcggcggttgcaGACAAGCTGCTGGAGCTCTCCTCATCGACCTGCGCAGCACATGCGAGACAGAGAGCTGCTGGATCTGCCGGTGAAAACGAGGAGGGAGGTTCTGTGACGATCTGCCATAGCTTTTTGTGCTGCCGGAGTGGTTGGATGATCTGCGGCCTCCTTGGCGGAGCGGTCGATCGGCGTCCTGGGAGAGGTCGGAGGCGAGCCGGAgcaggaagaagacgacgatctgccggagcTTTGGACTGCGGccgagcggcgacggcgagggagtTGCGCAGGCCTCCGGCGAGCAGAAGCATACAGTTATCCCATGTAATAATACCTTAA